The nucleotide window CGGCGGTGAAGACCAGGGGGAGGGTCAGGTAGCGTCCGCCGTCCCCCGGCCAGGACTGCAGGGCCGGAAGGAGACAGAGGTCCGGCGCGTCGCGAACGATTTCACGGCACGGGGGCGTTTCGATCACGCACGGTTCCCAGGCCGGGGACCGGACAAGGGCGCGCAGTCTCTGCCCGGCCGATTCGCCGGGGGCGGCGGCCAGGTCCCTCTCCAGGCGCCGGGCCAGGGCCTCGAGGTCGTCCGCCCCGAGGGCCGAGGCGGTCCTGTCAAGGGAGCCGAAGAGGTTGGTCAGGACCGGAAAGGGGTGCCCCTTGACCCGCTCGAAAAGGAGGGCCTTGTTGCCGCCGGCGCCCTTGCTGACCCGGTCGGTGATCGCGGCGATCTCCAGCAGCGGGTCGACCTCGGCGGCGATTCGGCACAGATCCCCCTCTGTCTCCAGGCGGGCGATGAAGGTGCTCAGGTCGTGAAAGGGCAAGGGGCGTGCTCCTGTTTCGGCGTTTGATCAACCGGCGGCGAGGCTTGTCTGGAAAAACTTCGTTTCAATCGTAAAACCCCGGGGTTGCGCCCCCGGCCGGCGCCTTACTCTCTTTGTTTGCCCAAAGAGAGTAAGCAGAGAAAGGGCACCCCGCTCCTTGCCCTTCGGGTCCCCTCCGCTCCGCGCTCGTTTTGAGGGAGGGCAAAAACTCGGCTGCGCCTCAGACATTTGCCCCCCTTTTTCTCAAAAAGAGCCCTCCGCGCCGGCATCGTCACAGGGGATGAAATCGTTAATCTTCCCTGACTCCCCACCCGCCGCCGCCGGGGGTCTCGACGCGGAGCCGGTCTCCCGCCCGGACGTCGATGGAGCACTTGCCGGGCAGTTTCCGCTCCCGGCCGTCACGGATCAGGCAGTTGCGCCCCTTCCGGCCGGGGCCTCCTCCCTGCAGTCCGTAGGGGGCGGTGCGGCGGCGCTCGCCGATGAGGGTGATGCGCGCCGGGGCGAGCAGTTCGATCTCTTTCGTCACGCCGTCCCCGCCGCGGTGGCGGCCGGGGCCGCCGGAACCGACCCGCAGGGCGTAGCGGCGCACCCTCAGGGGGTAGGCGTGTTCGAGGGCCTCCACCGGGGTGTTGAGGGTGTTGGTCATGTGGGTCTGGATGCCGCTCGCCCCTTCGCCCGCCGGTCCCCCGCCGGCGCCGCCGGCGACCGTCTCGTAGTAGGCGAAGAGCTCGCCGCCGGGGGCCGCCCCGCCGACGGTGAGGTTGTTCATGGAGCCGCAGGAGGCCGCCGGAATGCGCTCCGGCAGGGCCTGGGCGAGGGCGCCGAGGAGGACGTCGACGAGGCGCTGGGAGGTCTCCACGTTGCCCCCGGCGACCGCCGCCGGGAAGGTGCAGTCGGCCACCGTCCCCGGCTTCGTCCTGACCCCGATCGGGCGCATGCAGCCGGCGTTGCCCGGAACCTCCTCAGGGGCCAGCAGGCGGAAGACGTAGAAAACCGCCGAGAGGGTGATGGCCCGTACCGCATTGAGGCACCCGGGGACCTGCGGGGCGCATTTCGAGAAATCGACGACCGCCTCTTTCCCCCGGATCGTTACGGTGCAGCGGACCGGGATGTTCTCGAGGCCGGCGCCGTCGTCGTCGAGGAGGTCCTCGAAGGCGTAGCTGCCGTCGGGGATGGCGGCGACCACCTCCTCCATCATCCGTGCCCCGTAGTCGAGCAGGGCCCGGCAGTATCCTTCCGTTTCCTCCAGGCCGCAGCCCTCCACGATCTCCCGCAGGCGCCGCTCGCCGGTCCGGTTGGCGGCGATCTGGGCGGTGAGGTCCCCCTCCCGTTCGACGGGGGTGCGCACGTTGGCCAGGACCATCGCCAGCAGCTCCCGGTCGATCTTCCCGCAGCGGACGATCTTCACCGGGGGGATGCGCAGCCCCTCCTGGAAGATCTCGGTGGAGAGGGGGAGGCTGCCGGCGGTCATCCCCCCGACGTCGGCGTGGTGGGCCCGGTTGGCGAGATAGAAGGCGGGCCGCTCCTCGCCGAAGAAGACCGGGGTCACCAGGGTCACGTCGGGCAGGTGGGTGCCGCCGCGGTAGGGGTCGTTGAGCAGGACCATGTCGCCGGGGGCCAGGTCGGCCCGCCCGAGGGCGGCGGCCACCGACAGCGGCATGGAGCCGAGGTGGACGGGGATGTGGGCCGCCTGGGCGACCATCTCGCCCTCCCGGTCGAAGAGGGCGCAGGAGAAGTCGCGCCGCTCCTTGATATTGGGGGAGAAGGCGGTGCGCATCAGGGCCGCCCCCATCTCCTCGGTGAGGGAGGCGAAGCGGTTCTTCAGCACCTCGAGGCGGATGGGGTCGATGTTCTTCATCCAGACCTCTCCAGCACCAGGTTGCTCCGCCCGTCGACCCGCGCCCGCCAGCCGGGGGCGACGAGGTGGGTGGCGGTCTCCTCCACCACCAGGGCCGGGCCGGGAAACTCCCCGCCGCAGGGCAGCTCCTCGCGTTCGTAGACAGGGCAGGGGGTTACCTCCCCTCCCAGGACGACCGGGACCGTCTCCGCGGGGCGGACCTCCCCCCGGCGGCAGGTCCCCGCGGTCAGGTCGGGGTGGGGGCCGCACCCGACGGCCCGCAGGCGCAGGGTGACGATCTCCAGTTCCCGCCCGTCGTCGCGGTAGCCGTAGCGGCGCTCGTGCAGACGGCCGAAGGCGGCGCGGAAGTCCCCCTCGAAGGGGACGTTCACCTCGAAGGACTGGCCCCGGTAGCGCATGTCGAGGGAGAAGCGCAGTACCAGCCCTCCCTCGGCGACCCCTTCGGCCGTCATCTCACGGCGGGCCTGCTCCTCGAGGGGGGCGAAGAGGGCCGCGAGCTCCCCTGATTCCGCCCCGCCGGGGCGCAGCACCGAGAGGGAGTAGTCCCGGATCGAGTCGGAGAGGACCATGCCGACGGCCGACAGGAGCCCCGGGTGGACCGGAAGGAGGATGCGGGGGATGGCCAGCTTCTCCGCCAGGGCGCAGGCGTGCAGCCCCCCGGCGCCGCCGAAGGGGAGGAGGGTGAAGTCCCGGGGATCATAGCCCCGTTCCACCGAGACCACCCGCAGCGCCCCGGCCATGGTCGCCTCGGCCACCTCCAGGACGCCTTCGGCGAGCCGGACCGGGGCGAGCCCCGCCCGGGCCGCAAGTTCCTGTACCGCATCCCGGCAGCGCTCCTCGTGCAGGGGCCTGCGCCCGCCGAGGAAGCGGCCCGGCAGCAGGCGGCCGAGGTAGAGGTTGGCGTCGGTGACGGTGACTTCGCTCCCTCTGCCGTAGCAGACCGGGCCGGGGTCGGCCCCGGCGCTCTCCGGTCCGACCCGCAGGGCGCCGCCGGCGTCGAGGCGGGCAATGGAGCCGCCCCCGGCGCCGACGGTGTGGATGTCGATCATCGGCACCTTCACCGGCCAGCCGGCGATGACCGTCTCCGAGGAGAAGGGGATGGCCCCGTCGCACAGGCCGACGTCGGTGCTCGTCCCCCCCATGTCGAAGGTGACGACCTTTTCGAAACCGGCGGCCTGCGCCGTGCGGAAGGCGCCGACCATGCCGCCGGCGGGGCCGGAGAGGATGGTGCGGACCGCCTCGCGGCCGGCGGTTTCGGCCAGGATCGAGCCGCCGTTGCTCTGCATGATCTTCAGGTGCCCCGCCCCCAATCCCTGTTGCAGGCGGCCGATGTAGCGCTCCATGACCGGGGAGACCGAGGCGTTGACCGCCGTGGTCGAGGCCCGCTCGAACTCCCGGTACTCGGGGAGGATGCGGTNGCTGACCCGCAGGCCCGCCTTCTCGAGGGCGTCCTGCAGGGCGGCCTCGTGGGCGGGGTTGGCGTAGGCGTGAAGGAGGCAGAGAGCGACCGAGTCGCACCCCGTCTCCCGAACGGCGGCCACGGTCCGGGCGACCCCCTCCTCCCTCAGGGGCGTCTCCTCCGCACCGTCGGGAAGGATCCGCCCGGGGGCCTCCACGGTCCGCTCCCGGGGGACGAGGGGGGGGCGGCGCCGGGGGTGCAGGGCGTAGAGGTCGGGACGGTTCTGGCGGCCGATGAGAAGCAGGTCGCGGAATCCCTCGGTGACGATCAGGGCGACCCGGGAGCCCTTCCCCTCGAGCAGGGCGTTGGTGGCCACCGTGGAGCCGTGGAAGACGAGGGCCTCGCCGTCGCCGAGGAGGTGGCGGACCCCCTCCAGAACCGCCCGGGAGGGGTCGTCGGGGGTGGAGGGGAGCTTGTAGGTGCGCACGGCGCCTTTCTCGACCAGGACCAGGTCGGTGAAGGTGCCGCCGGTGTCGACCCCGACGAGGGGGATATGGAGAGCGCGGGAATCCATGGTCCGGCGATCTTACCCCATTTGCCTCCGGTCGCCAAGCGGCTTTCCCCGTGGTCCCGGCCGGTGGCCGGTTGACGGCGCGGAGCGGCCCGCTACACTGGAAATAAGCCTTTCAGGGAATCGGGGACTCCCACCCGCTGGCGACCTCAGGGCAGCGTTTCCTGCTTTTTCCCCTGACCGGGAACCGGCGGGTTTCGCCCGCCTCTTTCACAAAATGGCCACTTCGCTCCGGCTGCGTCACACGGGGAGGTTTTTCAACCCCCCGGAATTCCTGAAAGAACCGAGACACGTGGGGGCTGCCATGAAAAACGCGCTACGGATTTTTGGGCTTGTGTCGGCCGCGGCGGTCCTCCTCGGCTGGGGCTACCCCCTGCCGAGGGAGGCGACCTCGGAGGTGAACTGGGAGGTCGAGTACGCCGAGGTCAAGGCCGACCCCGGGGCCTTCGTCGGCAAGACCCTGCTGCTGGGCG belongs to Desulfuromonas sp. and includes:
- a CDS encoding hydantoinase B/oxoprolinase family protein, translating into MKNIDPIRLEVLKNRFASLTEEMGAALMRTAFSPNIKERRDFSCALFDREGEMVAQAAHIPVHLGSMPLSVAAALGRADLAPGDMVLLNDPYRGGTHLPDVTLVTPVFFGEERPAFYLANRAHHADVGGMTAGSLPLSTEIFQEGLRIPPVKIVRCGKIDRELLAMVLANVRTPVEREGDLTAQIAANRTGERRLREIVEGCGLEETEGYCRALLDYGARMMEEVVAAIPDGSYAFEDLLDDDGAGLENIPVRCTVTIRGKEAVVDFSKCAPQVPGCLNAVRAITLSAVFYVFRLLAPEEVPGNAGCMRPIGVRTKPGTVADCTFPAAVAGGNVETSQRLVDVLLGALAQALPERIPAASCGSMNNLTVGGAAPGGELFAYYETVAGGAGGGPAGEGASGIQTHMTNTLNTPVEALEHAYPLRVRRYALRVGSGGPGRHRGGDGVTKEIELLAPARITLIGERRRTAPYGLQGGGPGRKGRNCLIRDGRERKLPGKCSIDVRAGDRLRVETPGGGGWGVRED
- a CDS encoding hydantoinase/oxoprolinase family protein encodes the protein MLPEYREFERASTTAVNASVSPVMERYIGRLQQGLGAGHLKIMQSNGGSILAETAGREAVRTILSGPAGGMVGAFRTAQAAGFEKVVTFDMGGTSTDVGLCDGAIPFSSETVIAGWPVKVPMIDIHTVGAGGGSIARLDAGGALRVGPESAGADPGPVCYGRGSEVTVTDANLYLGRLLPGRFLGGRRPLHEERCRDAVQELAARAGLAPVRLAEGVLEVAEATMAGALRVVSVERGYDPRDFTLLPFGGAGGLHACALAEKLAIPRILLPVHPGLLSAVGMVLSDSIRDYSLSVLRPGGAESGELAALFAPLEEQARREMTAEGVAEGGLVLRFSLDMRYRGQSFEVNVPFEGDFRAAFGRLHERRYGYRDDGRELEIVTLRLRAVGCGPHPDLTAGTCRRGEVRPAETVPVVLGGEVTPCPVYEREELPCGGEFPGPALVVEETATHLVAPGWRARVDGRSNLVLERSG